DNA from Rhipicephalus microplus isolate Deutch F79 chromosome 5, USDA_Rmic, whole genome shotgun sequence:
CGGTTCTTCCCGCTGCTGTGGAAGTTCATACGGCCATTCCTAACTCAGCGCACGGTAGACAAGGTGGCCATTTATGGCACAGGTGAGCGCCCGGTGTTGAAACACCTGCGGAAACAACGCTGCTTTCACTACCTGAAGCGAAAGAACACAGTGCCATGGCTGTTAATAGGTGGCGCAGCCGTAGTTTCTACTAGTGCATTCAAGCAGAGAATCTTGAATGAACTTTCATTAACAACTGTGGAAATCGCATGATCGTGACACAGAGCTCCACACCTTTTGCCAGGGTTTCAGAGATCCGGTTATACCCTGTGGTTTAACCGGAAAACCGATTTGCTCGTGGCTTTCTTGTCGACGCTACAATCGATAATCTATAGATTGATTAGCACCCGTTCAATGCAGACGACTGGAAAAATGGCCTGATGGAACGATTTGACCCAGACTTCGTGCCACAGCACTGGGGCGGGAACATGGTGGGACCGGACGGAGACCCTCGATGTCCTCACATAGTGAGTGGAACTCCTTTACGGAAGAATTCCGAACCTCTTTTGTCACGTTAAATATGGGCCATGTACTAACGCCACCTTGGATGTCATTTTGTGTACAGTTATCTCAGTCTCACTTTGCCTCTGTATGTTTGTTTCCGGAAGCATTGAAGAAGCTGTGAGGCtacaaaaaaacattaaaaaaaaaaaacaaaaagacgtGCGCTTAAGACACGCGAGCATCGTCTATGAAGGTACCTGTGTAGAATCTCGATGCCTAGAACGCTACCACCACGAGTGATATTCGCGCATTCTAGAATGTTTCTGCGATGGAGGGACATTGCGTGGCTATCGGAATATGATGATCATGAATTTCAATGGCATCTTTTTTTGGAATGGGAAGGCCACCAGTAGCGTCCCtgcctgtttttgttttttagaccAGGGTGTTCTTTGCATTCCAGCAAAttatctctttttttatttaaaagtaTTGCAAAGATAGTTTTCAGCGTGACCTTTTGAATGGTGGTTTTTGAACTTAAAACCTCAGACACCAACCTTCCAAATGAAGCACTGCTTGGTGGCAATGTAACGGGACAGCTGGGCCGTTTTAACGTTCACATCAATGCAGCCAAAGCTTCAAGAAGAttttaaaaaaatgcagcattgtTCCCTTTAGATCTCAAGCCAACAATTCtccatttttttcacattttttttttgaagacaatCCTATATACTCGGGGTCAACTTTCTGTAGAAATGAAGAGAAAGCTACAAGGGCGGAGCTACTTCTCCTGTACTTCTCCGCGAGGTAGTTTGATTCGGCTCGCGTTTCAAAGGACGGTCGTGTTCAGTCAGGTAATCCCACTGCACACAATTTGACACGTCCGCTTGCACAGCTGTTTGTGAGTGAAATTCGACACAACCTCCTTCGGCGAGTCGTCGCAATAGCTGGAGGGAGACCCGCGCTTGCCTAAAGACAaagacgccattttgactgtGAAGTGCACGTAAAACGTGCGATTTTTTTTTAGACGCGCGAAAACGCGAAGCGACTCCTCAGAAACCAACAACAGATATGAATATCTCCTCGGTGGACGCAGCGCCTCTTTATAAACAGCACCCAGTAGAAAattatgtattctttttttattattttcacgcGAAAAGCAGGGACGCATTTGTGGCACTATATTCTGCAGCGGTTGCACACGCCAACTTTGgctccgtagccttcccttcattacCGCAGAAATTTGTTCCCGAGTATAGAAAAACAGTTTGTACCAGAGTTAAGGATGCTCgtgactgatttgattgatatgtggggtttaacgtcccaaaaccaccatatgattatgagagacgccgtagtggagggctccggaaatttcgaccacctggggttctttaacgtgcacccaaatctgagcacacgggcctacaacatttccgcctccatcggaaatgcagccgccgcagccgggattcgaacccgcgccctgcgggtcagcagccgagtaccttagccactagaccaccgcggcggggcaaggatgCTCGTGACTGACTTCATGCGTGTTTCCTCCGCAGATCTGTCCCGGCGGTGATGTTCCAGCCTCGGTCAGGGAAGAACTGGCCAAGCGAAGGTTATCCCGCGAGGCGGGCGTCTCAGTGCAACGCATCGAGCGTCGTTCGCGATGGGAGTTGCCCATGCGCGTGGCCCGGCCCGGCGAGCAGCTCTCTTGGAGCTTCCAGACGGCCACGGGGGACCTGTCTTTTGGCGTACGCTACGAGTCGCCGGGTAGCTCGGTCAGCGAGTACCTGATTGAGCAACAGAGGTTGCCATCGTGCTGCCTGGTGCCCGAGCGCGGTTGCCTCGTCTGCGAGAAACCCGGGACATGTGAGTTTATGAAAGGTTGTTTACTACCATAAATGTTGGCTGCCACCATTTAAACGAAGTCGTGCAGATGAAATGAATAGGACACTGACACAAGTGTAGCTGGGGAGAGGGAGCATGTTCAACGTCTTTGTTCCCTAAATATTCGATTTGGCACGTATATATATCTACAACCACACATACAAATGCATCCACGAACGAGCAATAAGTATGATTGAACCCTATTGCCTTCTGCCcacctcccccgaaaaaaaattaagaaaaacaatCCTTGCTGCGCTACTGGAAGAGGAcgtggaaaaaaatgaaaagaagaaaatgtaGGGAGGTCGAAATGGATGAAGGgattaaaagaaaaaagtgagGGTAGGAGGTACTGTAAGAGTGCATGTGCGCCTGTCCACGCGTACAAGCGATTGCTTAACCTGACTGGCactaaaaatcgcagcatatccacggagtgaatgatgatgagtggggcgaagcgtccgtgcttccgtccgtgcttccgtccgtccgcgcgaatacccgtgcgtcaatccatgtgtccgtccgtccatccgtctgtcagtccgttcgtgcgtccatccgttcgtacgTATGTGCGTCCATCGATCCGTCCATTCgtgtgctagtctgtctgtccgtccgtacgtgcatccatctagtgaacacttcaagtaccgccatctctcatctcgcaacccctgtatatgtgccaccagtggctacatacatacatacatacatacatacatacatacatacatacatacatacatacatacatacatacatacatacatacatacatacatacatacatacatacatacatacatacatacatacatacatacatacatacatacatacatacatacatacatgtgggacgttaaaccctacaaatcaatcattacatacatacatacatacatacatacatacatacatacatacatacatacatacacacatacatacatacatacattcctACATtcatacatacggaggagcgacagacccacgTCAGAAGGAGCCTCACCCCTAAAGTAGTATCGATGCCTGCAATAAGAAAGACTGCGCATAAGGAGCGGTAAGCTCTTTTAGATGCAATACTCAGACCCGTTATGCATGAAAAAAATAACTCTAACCAAGACATCCAAATCCGCTGGTTTGCTGCACACATGGGGTCTGCCGATTCATCTCGGGCAATTTTAAACGAGGTGTCTGACGCAGCTGCACGAGGGCTTGCTATCCGTGCACTATGTGACCAGGTTCCCAATAAAATGTCAGAGCAAACAGGGACCGATTGCTTACAAATACAGTGAAATAACAAAGCATTGCTGCATGAATAGAAGGGAATTCCCAGGGCCACGCGCTAAGCTCAATAATCTCAAGCGGTGACATTGCGATTGTTACAAACATGAACTTACCCGAATGGAAACTTCATTAACAAGTAATATCCAGAAAGAAAGGGCTAACTTcatagcgagaagtgtaatagcATCATTACTCAGGATCGTACGTTTCCACGGTGTCCTGTGGCTTTCAAAGACTGTGATAAAAAAAGTGACTGGTGGCAAAGAGTCCTTTACAGTGGAGATCATTGAGATCAAGTACAGCCCGTCCAGAAGACCCACGATACGGCATAAGTTTAAACCTTACTGTTCCGACGTGGGGCCCGCCTGCGTCAACCTAATCGTTGATCTTCAGGGCCTAAATAACGTTTATCGTACCATACCATCGATCATGGGAACATTTCgaaaataaaaattataaaaagGTGTCGCTTAGGCAAAGTAATTTCGATTTCATTTAGATGGTAAAAATGAAGCGGGTGTTCCGGAGAGCACAGAGCAAAAATATTCCAAAAGTCAGTAAAAACCTAAATGCTCCAGACAgtttcaagacacattgatgaaGCGTGTTCAGTTGGGCGATTGGTCTATTGCCGTATCTTGAATCGTGTATTAAATTCATGTGGTTGGAAACTATAATGTGCAACCTCCCCTTGGTGCCTAAGTAAGCGTGTTGCTGTCCACCTCTTTGCAGACATTCTGGAGTTCGACAACTCTTACAGCTGGATCAACAGCAAGACCTTGGCTTACTTCGTCAATCTCCTACCTCCGGGAGACGAGAAAGAAAGTGGCTCGGCGTTAACTTAACCGTTAGGACAACGCACTGAGTCACCTCTCCAAACACGGCGTCCATGGTCGATCGACCGAAACACTATGCGGCTCCCGGGTCTCCAGGCCACACCTGAGATGCAAGGCGTAGCCACGCTACCGAGAACTGACGCGTGCGAACCACCTTGAAACATGTGTTTTACGGTTATTTCGACTGTCCTGCACTTCTGGCGTATACAGAGCGACATTTACCTGTACTTGACTGGTGCCTGACGTTAAAATGAGCCACAGTTATGTTCTAGTGTGAAATCAACATTCAGTCTGCACAAACTTTGACGCACAACCATTTCGTACCAACGAGCTTTTTCATTCTAAAGCGAAAGCCGTAGGCACTTCATTAACAGCAAGAATTGCCAGTTGGCATCCCCCGGAGTGGCATCAACACTACTGACACAAATAGATCATCGCGCGATGACGTCACATTATTACGTCATCACTCGACGTTATCTCTTGGTGAAAGGTTGGCGGACCACGGAGGAAGTGCGAGACTAGGTAAGGTGTGGAAAGCTTTAGGAAGGAGTGCAGGGGATGACCCACACActgaatgaggaaaaaaaaaaggagatggcGATGATGGCTATCGTATTCTAGTCGTCTTATGTCAATGCGTAAAGGACCCTGTGAATATATGTTTCCTGCTGCATAACCGTGCTCGAAGTTAATTGAATAGTAGGCAAACGAGTAAATGCGTTGTATCTGGGGTTCTCCCAGTCATTAAATTCATTGCAATATTCAATGCACTGGTCGTAAGGAGGCTCATAAAGGTTTAGAACCATTTGCACCATTTACTGAGTTTGTGCATTTACCGTGACTGTCCTCTGGACAGTCTCGGTAAATGCTAAAACTCAGTAAAGAGCGCAAACTCCTGGGTGCATCATAAAaattattggggtttaacgtcccaaaaccaccgtatgattataagagacgccatagcggagggctccggaaagccCCGCCGAggcggtccagtggctaaggctctcggctgctgacctgcaggtcgcgagatcgaatcccggctgcagcggctgcatttttgatggaggcgaaaatgctgtaggcccatgcgctcagatttgtgtgcacgttaaaccTTGGCAGGTAAACTGCAGAGCTGCAGGACCCATTTGAAAAGCGCCGGTGTTGATTTCTTGGGCATCAGTGATTTGTAGCGATCTGAATATATATGTCGCCATGACTTatgcccccctccctcccctccgATGATGGGAGACTTCAAGCCTTGGACAAAGGTAAAAAATATGGGTGAGTACGTTTCTCTAACTTCATGTGCATGAATCATTCCAGCATCCCCATATTACTTGCCTTCATCTGCTCGAGCGCAACCAAAGTAGACGTGTTTAGTCACTTTGTATGAAAACTCATGCAAATGCACTTAAGTTTGCTGAATAAATAATTCCGGCGAAGGATGTTTGTTGACCGCACatgtaaaaaattggcccgaatctacatgttccactgtaaatgtcgtcgaaagacgatagtcttgcgtctggagagagtgaacaaaacgtttatttgatgttctgcgcaagaaaatctggaGGCACTTCGTTGGagggcctcgagcgtgtagccgaggtgaacaagcgcatctaggcacgttaaacacgagcgccatctggcagttatcttcaaaaacgaaggcatgcgcgaccgcggagaaagatgcgtgccagtcacggaggtgatgattgatatgtggggtttaacgtcccaaaaccaccatatgattatgagagacgccgtagtggagggctccggaaatttcgaccacctggggttctttaacgtgcacccaaatctgagcacacgggcctacaacatttccgcctccatcggaaatgcagccgccgcagccgggattcgaacccgcgacctgcgggtcagcagccgagtaccttagccactagaccaccgcggcggggcggtcacggaggtgataaggtgtagaatgcaaagcgacgggcaggtgccaccaccgtgccgtcgtagcgaagcgttggaaacaccttcttgagcatctcGTTGCACTGTCACCGCagtgcgttaaacgctacagtccttagagtgttttgtgtgcgtcctcttctagtataaaggcagacatagaaatcATCCAAgcgttgtggcgcctcagataagcgcaataattgctttttaattgacagttgcacaactatgaacgctaaaccttgagcaatattggtgggcgctgcggatggagttggccgttcggtgccgtttgaggtatcgttagagcggacaaacagacaaatgtacagacagaccaaaatttttttttttgtcgaaggtccccaaggaagagtatcgtctttaaaaacgagGAATATTACGTCACTGTCAATGTGAAAGAGCCACTCGAAAGTCTTAATGACACGCGCACGCCACCTAGTTTTGTGTTGAATCTCGTAACAGGGTTAAATAATCATTAAGCTCAGTAGTTCATTTCCAGTAGAGCTCTTTAACAAAGTAGACCTGGCTGCCATCTATTCCGTAGAACTTTTGACGTGGTTTGATGTTACATGATATCTCGGATAAAATGCAGATTGGCATGTGTTCTTCAATACCAGCGGCGTGAGATTTTCTTAAAGGTgcactaagaagaaaaaaaatgaattggtTTTGATTAGTCTAATCTGTTCTGAACATGTTAATGACGTTATTTACACCATTAATATTACAGAATGAAATCGAGAAGTTTTATTTCTGAATTTCTTCACCGAAATTCCATCACATTACGCCACGGATTTCAAAGTGTATAGTTTTGTATTTTGGAAGCACTGCAGCTAAACGAAAGTTCCTGTAACTTGCCATATGAAGTCTTGGGCTCCTTCAAAAGACAATGTATTTCAAGTTCACCGATCAGGAACTACGTAGAAGGTAGTAGGCGCCGTCAAATTCAATGACATCACAGTAACTGATGCAGAAATTCCACGGTGCACATGACATCGCCACCCTACCATTCCTTTTAGCGCATTTTCTCGCTTACAAGAAATCGGTATTGAACTTAGAAATTAGAAACTGGTGAAAATTGGTATTGTGAAACAGTAATAATAATGGTACAAACAATATCACATTTGTTCATTCTTTAAGCCTGCCTTTAAAGATAGACAGTCGATATTGAATTCACGACCTAAGCCGACTTGAGTGCCTGTTGTTAGGCGCACATAATACACCTAGTTAATCTGTCATCCACTCGTTAGTACCACGAGAGAAGTACACATAAGTGTGCGCAGGGTTCCCTTTCACAGGGGGAAGGGGCGAAGGTTTTTTGCAGCGCCCTCCTCCCTATTATGTCCATGTATGGGGTtgactttgcgccccccccccctcgccataTGCGGTACAGGGCTGACTTTGCCACCCCTACGCTGACTAGAGCTCCCCTTCCCCTCTACCCTGCGCGCACGCCTATGAAAGTTCATATACATGGTTATCCCAGAAAGAAAGCTGCGTGTTGGAAAAGAGCTCTCCCCAGTTCAGAATTATGACGATTTCTTTCGGCAATCAGGAATTTACTTTCGTGCTTATGACTTCGTACGGATTTTCAGTGCCGATTTGTAGGCTACGGCAGTTTTTTTCCGTTTACTAACCTTGCTCCACCTTGTGGACTTCCCCAGAAAGTACACGCCATATTCACCCTTCTTCTATGTCGAGCTCAGCCGAAACGAGACAGCCACGGCAAGTAATTAAACGCGCGAACGCAATCGCGCGCATATGGGAGCAAAACGTGAACGCAACGGCAAGGTCGGCATAAACAACTCTCCTCAAGCTTGAGTGCAGTGGCCGTGACGCTATGTATGTTTCGCCTGAGCAGCGTCGCATGTTTCGCAAGTGAGTAACTTGCCGCCATAGTCACTACAGATCTTATATCGAAGGCAGAGCCAGAAGCACAGACCACTGTACCAAGGCTGCCAACACCACACGGAGGGTGTTCATGGCCTCTGAGATTCTGTGCGAGTTGCGTGCGTAATCTCGTAGGCAAGCGTATACGCCTCTCGCACCCATCACGTGGCGGCGCTTGGTCACCGCGCAGCGGcgcgcgtgtatatatatatatatatatatatatatatatatatatatatatatatatatatatatatatatatatatatatatatatatatatatatatatatatatatatatatatatatatatatatataagggaaacaagtctatacttaagggctcgtttttcgtgtttacacaatattaatgagacctaacagacaataatgccaaggaaggtataggggaagttattaggccaattgtaatgtaaatgagaagaaagaaaagtgggtgaaaaaataactttccttgggcaggatccgaacctgcgaccttcgaataacgcgttcgatgctctaccactgagctacaacgacagctatacccccagccactttattgggtatctatgccaatttaaacgtgggagtgtcagtcagcgccactagtagccatggcggcgagtgtggcacactctttatgagcctgtttggcgtcgcgtagcaagtgaacttattactaactggcagctgaccaatagtccctcgtatacaacctaaaggcaccaagtctgccagtacgagaccctcgttaatgaataagggaaacaagtgtatacttaagggctcgtttttcgtgtttacacaatattaatgagatctaacagataaatAATGCGaaggaagatataggggaagttattaggccaattgtaatgtgaatgagaagaaagaaaagtgggtgaaaaaataacttgccgtgggcaggatccgtgcgtaatatatatatatatatatatatatatatatatatatatatatatatatatatatatatatatatatatatatatatatatatatatatatatatatatatatatatatatatatatatatatactgatttCTGTGCAACCCAAATGTTCCGCTAACTTTAACTATGACGTGAATATGCTGATGCGGTTGTATcaaatggtgtgttgctttttgctttagTACGGACGTTGCCGTGGAACGGCAGAAGTAGCTATCCAGATCACAAGACATCGCTGCATGTTGTTGACGCCGGGCTGTATGAATCATACAGCTCGCGATTCTACTTCATTGCCTACGTTCGTGCTTTGCAAGTGTTCGATTTCAGAGCCCATGACGCGCCAGCGTTCCAAATCTCGAGAAAACGCTGCCCCTTgaaattggattggattggataaacttttatttggtcctccaaaacacagatcactgcgttgcgggcagctcccacgtggggactgagatgccaagctcctcatccacctcgcgggcttggtggacagcccagagctgatctgccaaggacgagctgcggattgccgcctcccatctggcagaggtgatgttcgataaatgagcgaatttggtgcactgccagagcatgtgttctaatgaagctatttccccacaatgtggacaaagattacttgggtataggtcagggtacatgatgtgtaacattttcaaagtagggtacatccgcgtttgcaaaagccttaatgtaagtgcttggggccgggttagatttttgtgaggtggagggaaaatccttctagacaggtagaaatgtttagtgagctcgttatatgttgtaagaatttcccggttatccccttcaccggtagaacgcatccccggggaggtgcggttggagagttctcgcgccgcctcgtgtgctgcttcattgagattgggaggggaatccttgatctgcccaaggtgagctgggaaccaactcagaagatgatgcgttatgttcttgccttgcagtattctcagcgtttgttcagagactgtccccttggcgaacgcccgtagtgctgccatggaatcactgtagacgacttcaatgttatccatcttgagtgctaaggcgatggccacctgttccgcaatgattgggtctttcgtcctgaccgtcgctgagttgacgacatggccagccccatcgaccaccactgccacaaacgctttcccattggcgtaggaagccgcgtcaacaaatgcgacccctcgttcctcgtttgagacttgacgaagtatagtcctggccctcgctactcttcttccgacgttgtgttctggatgcatgtttcttggtataggagacaccgtgatattctccctgatgttgtcggggatatcattgtaattgcgtctgattgccattgggtgttggcccagctcctgcaggatcattctccccgaccttgttgtagataaccttgcaaactgtgctctctcttgggcttctgctatttcttcgagcgtgttgtgaatgccaagctcaagcagacgctcggtgctggtatgtatgggtaggcccaggaccttcttgataactttcctgaggagcacattcagtgtctcggactctgctcttgaccagttgtgcattgctgcctcgtacgtgaagtggcttagaacaaacgcatgcatcaacctgatgaggttgtcttccttgatcccctttcttttgttggccactctgcgtatgaggtgcaccgcactgtctgttttccaagttaacttggctatagatttgctgttggcgccggtagactatcagcatgcccaggactttgatggtataggagacaccgtgatattctccctgatgttgtcggggatatcattgtaattgcgtctgattgccattgggtgttggcccagct
Protein-coding regions in this window:
- the LOC119174775 gene encoding SEC14-like protein 2, which gives rise to MSGYVGDLSAAQEAALDRFRKRVSDVTKPEHTDHFLLRWLRAREFDEVKAEHMLRESMAWRQKVGADTILADYQPHELFLKLFPGGFLECSPEGHACYLLPIGGIDIKGFLELVPADDVKRHALYLLEGIMDRLRRASKQRDKVIETVFFIADFENFTMRQIYSWQVITLLTDLLKAYEDNYPEILEKAYVINAPRFFPLLWKFIRPFLTQRTVDKVAIYGTDDWKNGLMERFDPDFVPQHWGGNMVGPDGDPRCPHIICPGGDVPASVREELAKRRLSREAGVSVQRIERRSRWELPMRVARPGEQLSWSFQTATGDLSFGVRYESPGSSVSEYLIEQQRLPSCCLVPERGCLVCEKPGTYILEFDNSYSWINSKTLAYFVNLLPPGDEKESGSALT